A window of Pseudomonas mucidolens contains these coding sequences:
- a CDS encoding multidrug effflux MFS transporter — protein sequence MNRKNLLVLAVALLMFAQIAQTLYSPALSDISEAFAVTPQAAAQTLSVYFLAFALGVVVWGRVSDRWGRRPVMLTGLMLYAVATCLALSVQTFNGLLIAQALAAFGAAVGSVVTQTVVRDCFSGAQLAQVFSVIGIALAASPAIALFTGASLVQHFGYRGMLGCLLLLSLTLWAWCWRALPETRPAAACVAPLFGTLGLMLKDPALWRSVGLVAAFNIALFSYYSLGPFIFQRLGLSAEQFGYSGAGLALGSGLGAWLNKRLLKRGIGSETLVLTAAAVALLGGFLVMLLRDSGWFVLPMLLVVLAFGMAIPNVLGSALLAYRDRLGTAGALFGLMYYLVIGAGLMLVAWVQSLEWTLLVCALAALWLGYVRPVAPLRS from the coding sequence ATGAACCGAAAGAACCTCTTAGTCCTGGCGGTGGCGCTACTGATGTTTGCGCAAATCGCGCAAACCCTCTACAGCCCGGCGCTTTCGGATATCAGCGAGGCTTTTGCCGTGACGCCGCAAGCGGCGGCACAAACCCTGTCGGTGTACTTTCTGGCCTTTGCCCTGGGTGTGGTTGTCTGGGGCCGAGTGAGTGACCGCTGGGGACGGCGTCCGGTGATGCTGACCGGGCTCATGCTTTACGCTGTTGCCACCTGCCTGGCCCTGAGCGTTCAGACATTCAACGGGCTGCTTATCGCCCAGGCTTTGGCCGCGTTTGGTGCGGCGGTGGGTTCGGTGGTGACGCAAACCGTAGTGCGCGATTGTTTCAGCGGCGCGCAGCTGGCGCAGGTATTTTCCGTGATAGGCATTGCCCTGGCGGCCAGTCCTGCGATTGCCCTGTTTACCGGGGCGAGCCTGGTGCAGCACTTCGGTTATCGAGGCATGCTCGGTTGCCTGCTGCTGCTGTCGTTGACGCTTTGGGCCTGGTGCTGGCGGGCCTTGCCGGAAACCCGTCCGGCGGCGGCGTGCGTTGCGCCGCTGTTTGGCACGCTGGGCTTGATGCTCAAGGATCCGGCGCTGTGGCGCTCGGTCGGCCTGGTGGCGGCGTTCAATATCGCGCTGTTCAGTTACTACAGCCTGGGGCCGTTTATTTTCCAGCGCCTGGGGCTGTCCGCCGAGCAGTTCGGTTATAGCGGCGCAGGCCTGGCATTGGGTTCAGGGTTGGGCGCCTGGCTCAACAAACGCTTGCTCAAGCGCGGTATCGGCAGTGAAACCTTGGTGCTGACGGCGGCGGCGGTGGCGCTGCTGGGCGGTTTCCTGGTGATGCTGCTGCGCGACAGCGGATGGTTTGTGCTGCCGATGTTGCTGGTGGTGTTGGCCTTCGGCATGGCGATTCCCAATGTGTTGGGTTCGGCGCTGCTGGCCTATCGCGACCGACTGGGCACCGCGGGAGCGCTGTTCGGCTTGATGTACTACCTGGTGATCGGCGCCGGGTTGATGCTGGTGGCCTGGGTCCAGTCCCTGGAATGGACCCTGTTGGTCTGCGCGCTGGCGGCGCTTTGGCTCGGCTACGTTCGCCCTGTAGCGCCTCTCAGAAGTTGA
- a CDS encoding TonB-dependent siderophore receptor, with product MVLSPRPAVTTRFTLDLLTLGLLLGAGMNSSLAADLELPTLKIQGQDIAGYQNDSASVGGFNEAPLLDTPASITVINESLIKDQQARLLSEVLRNDASVGESYAPIGYYENFVVRGFSLNAASSYKINGRTITGEQNVALENKQRVELLKGLAGLQSGISEPSGVINYVTKRPEDVRSVTVSSDDRGSAYIATDVGGWFGSEQQFGLRANVAHEDLNAYVEHANGQRDFLSLAFDWNISPDAVLRLDAEYQNKAQRSVPGYQLLGGTEVPHDASPKKLLGHQTGSKQVDIDSLNLNGTFDYRFSDQWKGSVSAARSKVVIDDYSSFAWGCYGSTRCTSKVPNYFSPEGDYDIYDYRSPDDTRRTDEIQAAMTGLFSTAGLRHELTFGGSAFRRVVDKRDPVNEWIGTGNIDQDPASFPPTDKPLNERHRRLDSRQYGLFVTDRISFNEQWQTVVGGREVRLDEHAFDATGSQSRHTQRYMFLPNAALIYKPLANLALYTSYSKGLSLGGEAPWFARNPQDILAPTVSRQIEAGVKYDWRRISFAAAVFQTRQAYQYAKPDSAGDFTYVQQGEQKNTGLELSANGWATSRLQVAASVAAIRARVSGTGTAEYEGHQTINVPKLRASLYADYALPWVEGLALLGGVQYSASKNANRTGHVEVADYAVVNVGSRYSTRVDGYETVFRLSVDNLFDKRYWRDVGEYMGDDYLFQGAPLTARLSASVNF from the coding sequence ATGGTTTTAAGTCCCCGTCCTGCCGTTACCACGCGTTTTACCCTCGACCTGCTCACCTTAGGCTTGCTGTTGGGCGCAGGCATGAACAGCAGTCTGGCCGCTGACCTGGAGTTGCCAACCCTGAAAATCCAGGGTCAGGACATCGCCGGCTACCAGAACGACAGCGCCTCGGTGGGGGGATTCAATGAAGCGCCGTTGCTGGACACACCGGCCTCGATCACGGTGATCAACGAGTCGCTGATCAAGGATCAACAGGCGCGCCTGCTCAGCGAAGTGCTGCGCAACGACGCCTCGGTGGGCGAAAGCTATGCGCCCATCGGGTACTACGAAAACTTCGTGGTGCGCGGGTTCTCCCTGAATGCCGCGAGCAGTTACAAGATCAACGGGCGTACCATCACCGGCGAGCAGAACGTTGCCCTGGAAAACAAACAGCGGGTGGAATTGCTCAAGGGCTTGGCAGGTCTGCAGAGTGGCATTTCCGAGCCCAGCGGCGTAATCAATTACGTGACCAAGCGCCCGGAAGACGTGCGTTCGGTGACGGTGTCCAGCGATGATCGCGGCAGCGCCTATATCGCCACCGATGTCGGCGGCTGGTTCGGCAGCGAACAGCAATTCGGCCTGCGCGCCAACGTCGCCCATGAAGACCTCAACGCGTATGTCGAGCACGCCAATGGCCAGCGCGATTTCCTGTCTCTGGCCTTCGACTGGAACATCAGCCCCGACGCGGTGCTGCGACTGGATGCCGAGTATCAGAACAAGGCCCAGCGATCGGTGCCGGGGTACCAGTTACTCGGTGGCACCGAGGTGCCCCACGACGCATCACCGAAAAAGCTGCTCGGTCACCAGACGGGATCGAAACAAGTGGATATCGACTCGTTGAACCTCAACGGCACGTTTGACTACCGCTTCAGTGATCAATGGAAAGGCAGCGTCAGCGCAGCCCGCAGCAAGGTGGTGATTGATGACTACAGTTCATTTGCCTGGGGTTGCTACGGTTCCACCCGTTGCACATCGAAAGTGCCGAACTACTTCAGCCCGGAAGGCGACTACGACATCTACGACTACCGCAGCCCCGATGACACCCGGCGCACCGATGAAATCCAGGCCGCGATGACCGGGTTGTTCAGCACGGCCGGCCTGCGCCACGAGCTGACATTTGGCGGCAGCGCGTTTCGCCGGGTGGTCGATAAGCGCGACCCCGTCAACGAGTGGATCGGCACCGGCAATATCGATCAGGACCCGGCCAGTTTCCCGCCGACCGACAAACCGTTGAACGAGCGTCACCGTCGCCTCGACAGCCGCCAATACGGACTCTTTGTCACCGACCGCATCAGCTTCAACGAGCAGTGGCAAACCGTGGTGGGCGGCCGCGAAGTGCGCCTGGATGAACACGCTTTCGACGCTACTGGCAGCCAGTCACGCCACACCCAGCGGTACATGTTCCTGCCCAATGCCGCGTTGATCTACAAACCGCTGGCAAACCTCGCGCTGTACACCAGCTACAGCAAAGGCTTGTCCCTGGGTGGCGAAGCACCGTGGTTTGCGCGCAATCCCCAGGACATTCTCGCCCCCACAGTCTCCCGCCAGATCGAAGCCGGGGTGAAATACGACTGGCGCCGTATCAGCTTTGCCGCGGCAGTGTTCCAGACGCGCCAGGCTTACCAGTACGCCAAGCCGGACAGCGCCGGTGACTTCACCTACGTGCAGCAGGGTGAGCAGAAAAACACCGGCCTGGAGTTGTCCGCCAACGGCTGGGCCACTTCCCGCTTGCAGGTAGCGGCCAGCGTCGCGGCGATTCGTGCGCGGGTCAGCGGCACCGGCACCGCCGAATACGAAGGCCACCAGACGATCAACGTGCCAAAACTGCGGGCCAGTCTTTACGCCGATTACGCCCTGCCCTGGGTCGAGGGCCTCGCGTTGCTGGGCGGCGTGCAATACAGCGCCAGCAAAAACGCCAATCGCACCGGACACGTCGAGGTGGCGGATTATGCCGTGGTCAACGTCGGCAGCCGCTACAGCACGCGGGTCGACGGCTATGAAACAGTCTTTCGCCTGAGCGTCGACAACCTGTTCGACAAGCGCTACTGGCGCGACGTCGGCGAGTACATGGGCGATGACTATCTGTTCCAGGGTGCGCCGTTGACAGCGCGCTTGAGTGCTTCGGTCAACTTCTGA
- a CDS encoding helix-turn-helix domain-containing protein: MTQSAPLHVQAFTTGDVSAQCSATPGWVQHYQQMSPGHFAGLIRYLDLQGVEVYEERMNTRIEQHFNAPEGSLAFCFDGSDNALYLLNGESRNTWITPENYREVAVVFGPEFVQRKGLELARLEGLFMAPLSSLQNSLFSRWLSGTLTRLSEETDPPSREALTQQLLDDCLFILDNACVCLDQGSLRRRTEERSLMARIGEWAADVPDATVNLLELARIAGVSLRQLQQGFKTYTGMSPAQWLRLRRLNGARRELLSSPETTVAQVAMNWSFWHLGRFSNSYRALFQELPRETLKHAQKIS; encoded by the coding sequence ATGACACAGTCAGCCCCCTTGCATGTTCAGGCCTTTACCACCGGTGATGTGAGCGCCCAATGCAGCGCTACACCCGGCTGGGTACAGCACTATCAGCAAATGTCTCCAGGGCATTTTGCCGGGCTGATCCGCTACCTTGATCTGCAGGGTGTGGAGGTTTATGAAGAGCGCATGAACACGCGTATCGAACAGCATTTCAATGCTCCCGAGGGCTCCCTGGCGTTCTGTTTCGATGGCAGCGACAACGCGCTGTACCTGCTCAATGGCGAAAGCCGCAACACCTGGATCACCCCGGAAAACTACCGTGAAGTAGCGGTGGTGTTCGGCCCGGAGTTTGTCCAGCGTAAGGGTTTGGAGCTGGCCCGGCTCGAAGGCTTGTTCATGGCGCCGCTCAGCTCGTTGCAAAACTCGTTGTTCAGTCGCTGGCTCAGCGGCACCTTGACCCGACTGTCCGAAGAGACCGATCCACCCAGTCGCGAGGCCTTGACCCAGCAACTGTTGGACGACTGTTTGTTCATTCTGGATAACGCCTGCGTGTGCCTGGATCAGGGTTCGCTACGCCGGCGCACCGAAGAACGCAGCCTGATGGCACGGATTGGTGAGTGGGCGGCAGATGTGCCAGACGCAACCGTCAACCTGCTGGAGCTGGCGCGGATTGCCGGGGTGTCGCTGCGCCAGCTGCAACAAGGATTCAAGACCTACACCGGAATGAGCCCGGCACAGTGGTTGCGCCTGCGGCGGTTGAATGGTGCACGACGGGAGTTGCTGAGTTCACCTGAGACCACGGTGGCGCAGGTCGCGATGAACTGGTCGTTCTGGCATTTGGGGCGGTTCTCCAACAGCTATCGGGCGCTGTTCCAGGAGTTGCCCAGAGAAACCCTGAAGCACGCGCAAAAAATAAGTTGA
- a CDS encoding glutamine synthetase family protein, whose translation MNAPFDQLSAWLKEHKITEVECVISDLTGIARGKIAPTNKFLHERGMRLPESVLLQTVTGDFVDDDIYYDLLDPADIDMLCRPAANATYVVPWAIEPTAIVIHDTFDKQGNPVELSPRNVLKKVLQLYRDQGWQPIVAPEMEFYLTQRCEDPDLPLKTPLGRSGRAESGRQSFSIDAANEFDPLFEDVYDWCEAQGLDLDTLIHEDGPAQMEINFRHGDALDLADQITVFKRTLREAALKHNVAATFMAKPVADEPGSAMHLHQSVVDMATGKPVFVDDDGKMSELFLHHIGGLQKYIPTLLPMFAPNVNSFRRFLPDTSAPVNVEWGEENRTVGLRVPTSSPDAMRVENRLPGADANPYLAIAASLLCGYLGMIERIEPSAPVEGRAYERRNLRLPITIEDALARMEECVTIKHYLGDKFVRGYVAVKRAEHENFKRVISSWEREFLLLSV comes from the coding sequence ATGAACGCCCCTTTCGATCAGCTGTCCGCCTGGCTGAAAGAACACAAGATTACCGAAGTCGAATGCGTGATCAGTGACCTGACTGGCATCGCACGCGGCAAGATTGCGCCCACCAACAAGTTCCTGCATGAGCGAGGCATGCGCCTGCCGGAAAGTGTTTTGCTGCAAACGGTAACCGGGGACTTTGTCGACGACGATATCTACTACGACCTGCTGGACCCGGCTGACATCGACATGCTTTGTCGCCCCGCGGCCAATGCCACTTATGTTGTGCCATGGGCCATCGAACCCACTGCGATTGTGATTCACGACACCTTCGACAAGCAGGGCAATCCCGTCGAGCTGTCGCCGCGCAATGTGCTGAAGAAGGTTCTGCAGCTTTACCGTGATCAGGGCTGGCAGCCGATTGTCGCGCCGGAAATGGAGTTCTACCTGACCCAGCGCTGCGAAGACCCGGACCTGCCGCTCAAGACCCCGCTAGGTCGTTCCGGTCGCGCTGAAAGTGGTCGCCAATCGTTCTCCATCGACGCCGCCAACGAATTCGATCCACTCTTCGAGGACGTCTACGACTGGTGCGAAGCCCAGGGCCTGGACCTCGATACGCTGATCCACGAAGACGGCCCGGCCCAGATGGAAATCAACTTCCGTCACGGCGACGCGCTCGATCTGGCGGACCAGATCACCGTGTTCAAGCGTACCCTGCGTGAGGCGGCGCTCAAGCACAATGTGGCCGCGACCTTTATGGCCAAACCGGTGGCCGACGAACCCGGCAGCGCTATGCACTTGCATCAGAGCGTAGTGGATATGGCCACCGGCAAACCGGTGTTTGTCGACGATGACGGCAAGATGAGCGAGTTGTTTTTGCATCACATCGGCGGCTTGCAAAAGTACATCCCCACGCTGCTGCCGATGTTCGCGCCTAACGTCAATTCGTTCCGCCGTTTCCTGCCGGACACCTCGGCCCCGGTCAATGTCGAATGGGGTGAAGAGAACCGCACCGTCGGCCTGCGTGTGCCGACCTCCAGCCCCGACGCCATGCGCGTGGAAAACCGTCTGCCGGGTGCCGATGCCAACCCGTACCTGGCCATCGCCGCCAGTCTGTTGTGCGGCTATCTGGGGATGATCGAACGCATCGAGCCGAGCGCCCCGGTGGAAGGCCGGGCCTACGAGCGCCGCAACCTGCGTCTGCCGATCACCATCGAGGACGCGCTGGCGCGGATGGAGGAGTGTGTGACGATCAAGCATTACCTGGGGGACAAATTTGTACGCGGCTACGTCGCGGTCAAGCGCGCCGAACACGAAAACTTCAAGCGGGTGATCAGCTCCTGGGAACGTGAGTTCCTGTTGCTGAGTGTCTGA